The genomic region GAAAGGGCGCAATTGCCAAGGGCATATTAGGCGGCCTCGTCGTCGTGCTTACTGGAGCCGGTGCCTGCCCGGGAACTTTAGGGCAGACTGGTGGCGTGAGCGGAATCCGGTGGGTGCTGCACGTCGATCTCGACCAGTTCATCGCGGCGGTCGAAGTGCTCCGGCGGCCGGAGCTTGCGGGCAAGCCGCTCATTGTCGGGGGCCGGGGCGACCCCACGGAACGGGCTGTGGTGTCCACCGCATCCTACGAAGCCAGGGCGTTCGGCGTGGGTTCCGGCATGCCCCTACGCATTGCGGCCCGGAAAGTGCCCGACGCTGTGATCCTGCCCGTCGACCAGGAGGCCTACCTCGCGGCGTCTGAAACGGTGATGGCTACCCTGCGCGCGCAACCCGGCGCCATCGTGCAGGTGCTGGGTTGGGATGAAGCCTTTGTAGGCACTGAGACAGAGAATCCGGAAGCCTACGCCCGGCAGCTGCAGGCCGCCGTCCTGAAGCGGACGCAGCTGCATTGCAGCGTGGGCATCGGCGACACCCTGGTCCGAGCCAAGGTCGCCACCGGTTTCGGCAAGCCGGCCGGCGTCTTCCGTCTCACCGCCGGGAACTGGCTAGAGGTCATGGGCAGTCGGCCCACCAAGGACCTGTGGGGCGTCGGAACCAAAGTGTCGGGTCGGCTGGCCAAACTCGGCATCAACACAGTCGCCGAGCTCGCCGCGTCCGACCCCCAAGACCTGGTCCCGGAGTTTGGCCCCAAGATGGGTCCCTGGTACGCGGAGCTCGGACGCGGCGACGGCGCCAGCGTTGTGGACGACACCCCGTGGGTTGCCCGCGGGCATAGCCGGGAGACCACCTTCCAGCGCGACCTGACCGAGCCTGTCCAGGTGGACGACGCCGTGCGGGAGCTGACAGCGCGTGTCCTGGAGGACGTTGTGGCCGAAGGACGGCCCGTGGTCGGGCTGACCCTCAAGGTTCGGTACGCGCCGTTCTTCACCAAGACCCACGCGAGGAAGATGCCCGAGACATTCGACCGGAACGAAATCCTCGCCCGGGCCTTGGATCTCGCAGCCGGAATCGAAGCGGGCCGTCCGATCCGGCTCCTGGGCCTGCGGGCCGAAATGGCCATGCCCGACGATGCCCGAAAGGGACACACGCCGACGCGCGGTGGTTGGTGACGGCGTCGCTCCCTTTTTTGAGCCGTCCGGCCTGTTCGCGTGCGGAAGCTGGGCCTCGACAGTACCGTTCTCAGTCGGGGTAGGTTGTGAAAAAAGGAGAGTTCAATGCGCGAAAAATTGCGTTGGGGCGTCCTGGGCAGTGCCCGCATCGTCCGCAAGACGATTCCGGCATTACAGGAAACGAAAAACGGTGAAGTCGTAGGCATCGCTTCCCGCACTGAGGAAAAGGCTAGGGAATACGCCGACAAGCACGGCATCCCGCAGGCGTTTGGCTCTTATGAGGCGCTCCTCGCCTCCCCAGACATCGACGCTGTCTACATTCCGCTGCCGAACGCACTGCACCTCGAGTGGATCCTAAAATCCCTGGACGCAGGCAAGCACGTCCTCTGTGAAAAACCCTTGGCGATGAGTGCCGCCGAGTGCGAGGAGATTGCGCGCAAGGCCGACGAGACCGGGCTCAGAGTCATGGAAGGCTTCATGTACCGTTTTCACCCGCGTTTCGAGAAGCTGCAAGAGCTGCTCGCGGCCCATGCGGTGGGCAAGCTGACATTTGTCCACGTCGGACACTCCTTCGACGCGGGCGGGGACGACAACATCCGCTGGTATTCCGGGCTTGGCGGCGGCGCACTTTTCGACACGGGGTGCTACTGCGTCAACGTGAGCCGGATGGTCACGGCGCAGGAGCCGAGTGGAGTCGCCGCCTTTGGCAACTACCGCGACGCCAACGACGGAGGTCTGATTGACACCAGCATTGCGGGCATGCTGCGCTTCCCCGGCAGCGCAACCGCGCTTTTTGATACCGGGGTGAACCTCGAGCGTCGCAACTTTTTAGAACTCACGGGCACCGAGGGCCGGCTCTACCTCGACAATCCTTTTGGGCTCTTGGAGGAGGATTCGGTCCTGGAGGAGCATCACTTCGGGCAGGACACTATCTATCACGAGGTCAAGGGCGAAAACCACTTCGTACGGATGGGCGAACACTTCGCCGACAGCGTCTTAAACGGTACGCCGCTCCGCTACGATCTCGCGGACGCGGCCAACAATGCGCGGGTGTTGGAAGCCCTCGACACGGCGGCGCGGACCCCAGAGGGGGCGTCTGAAGCGAAACCACATTCTGGCGCTGGCGCAGTCGTTAGCTGGTCCGTGAAGGGGCACCGGGACCGCTGAGACCTTTGCGCGGCACGATGGCATCGGCGAGGATGAAAGCGATGCCCGTGCTGCGATGAAGGAGTCGACGCGATGACCAAGTATCTGATCTCGTTTCCGAGTGCCGCCATGGTCTTCCCTGACGAAGACCTGCAGGCCGTTTCGGATGCGGCGCACGCAATCGTTCAGGAGGCGAAGGACGCCGGCGTCTGGGTGTTCGGCGGCGGCATCGATGAGAGCATCCCGCCCGTCATGGTCGACGGCGATGGGACCGTGCGCGATGGCACCTACCCGCAGACGACGCAGCTGGAGGGCGGCTACTCGGTGCTGGAGCTGCCCTCGTACGGTGCGGCCTTGGAGTGGGCCGCGAAGATGGCGGTCGCCTGCCGTTGCGCGCAGGAGGTGCGCGCTTTCCAATACGACCCCGCCAGCTAGGTTTGGGCTGGGTGATCCCCGCCTCTGGGCTCGCCCGGAAGAACTCCAGGTGATGGGACGAGCGACCCAAATGGTCTGGCTATGGGCCGATCCGGGTGTCAGTCTTTCTTCAGTTTCTCGGCGAGCATCACGAGGATTCCGCTGGGACCGCGGAGGTACGTGAGTTTGTAGACGTCGCCGTAGGTCGCCACGCCGCGAAGCGGACGGCATCCGTGCTTCGCAGCTACCTCAAGGGCTTTGTCTATGTCGTCGACCGAGAAGGCCACGCGGTGCATGCCGATGTCGTTGGGACGAGTTGGGTTCGACTCGATCGCTTTGGGGTGGATGTATTCGAAGAGCTCAAGTCGACCATGACCGTCTGGTGTCTGGAGCATCGCAATTTTGGCGTGGTTGCCATCAAGGCCGACGGCCGTCTCGGTCCACTCGCCGCTGACCGTATCACGGCCGACGACCGTGAGCCCCAGGTCGGTGAAAAACGCGATTGCTGCTTCGAGGTCGCGAACGGCGATACCGACGTTCTCAAGTTTGATGGCCATGCGTTGAAGCTACCAAGGCGGACCGATTAGCTCCAGTGGCGAGCCGGGACTCGACTGAACAAGTTCCGGGAGTCAATGTCAACAGAGTGCCCAAACCAGCAAGTTGGGGTGTGCTGCTGTCTCTTCACTCCTCAGAAACCTGCGCGCAGATTCTTGGAGGGCATTTATTCCTGCATTTGCACGCTTGGCGATGATCACCAGAGGAACCACCAGCGGACAGAATAGATACTTGATACCCACCTGCGGTCGTTGCGAAGAGTCGGACCCAGCCGGCCAGTTTTCCTTCTACGGCTCTCGCCGAACCACTTCGAGGACGTGGGCATAGTTTTGTTCAAGTGTGGGCTCCGGGGTAGCCAGGCGTCCTAGCGCGACTCGAACGACGTCGACGGCATTGTTCCTGGTGATACGAACCCGAGGGTATCCCTCCTCGATTACTTCCCAGTGGGCGCCGGGAACTGTGTGCGTGAGGAGATCTCCGTAGAACATGCCGATAGGGCGGGCAAGCTCGGCCGGCAAACCATCATTGATGGCCTGATCAAGAGTGGCGAGGCTTTCTGCTTTGCGTAGCAGTGTTTGACCTCGCTCTTGGAAATAGCTGTGGAGTTCGTCGTATCCGCCGACGTTGGTTGGCGGGGGTACCACGGCATCCGAAGTGACTGGCTTATATTCTGCGTACCTTCTCGGCATTCCCGCCGGCAGTTTCTGCAGAGGTTCGTCGGGATCTTCGGGGATGCCCATGTGGTCATCCTAAGCACACCCATTTCGCGTTGGTCGGATTACCGGGAGCCGAACCCTGACCGGGCGAAAACTGACCATCTGGTGCAGTGGACGCAAGGACATTCCCCGCTAGCCGGGGTTGAATGGCAAAGGAGCGCCCTGTTCGAACGGGACGACCCCCTGGTCAGGGGTCATCGTGAACCACTCGCGGTCCTGCTCGGTGGCGAAGATGAGGACTCGTTGATTCGTGTCCAGCGGGTCCCCGTTGGGATAGGACTCCCCACCGGTGCAGGTCTGGGGCATGGACGAGATGAGGACGGTTTCCTGCCCTGCCTTGCCCTTGTACGATCTACTCGCGGCGTCGGGTTGAAACTCAACCGTGACTGAGCCTCTTCCTCCGGTCTCGCCGTTGGGGAACCTCCTGCGGGACCCGTTACGGTCCCAGATGGCGGATCGCCAAAGCCCAGGAGGAAGCTGCGCGGAAACAGCCAAAGCTCTCCCCGGTCAAACGCCTGGCACCTGCTCGCCCTGAAGACGGCAGGCACCCACTGGGTGGCACGGGACCGTGTCAGGCAGCCGCTTTCTCGACGAGCGCGCGAATCTTGGCCTCAGTCGTAGCATCCAGCGAGGTGATGGTCCAGGCGACCGGGTGCATGTTGGCGCCCTCCTCGCGTGCGGGGTTCACAACTTCGCCAAAGCCGAACGCTATGAAGTCCTTATCCGGTTTGATGTAGCAGATGTCCTTGCCGTCCTTCACATAGAACGGGAGTCCCCAGCGGACGATCGGCTCTAACGAGGGCGCGCTCTCCCGGATGATGCGATGCAGGCGCTCTCCAATCTCCCGGTACTGTGCGGGGGCTTCGCTGAGTTTGGTGAGAACGGCTGCGTCACCCTTCTTCGTGAACATCGTGTCAGGCCTCCTTCAAATTGTCAGGCACTTGTTGTAGCCGGCCTCGTGCGCCCGTGGACCACCGAGGCGTCTGCGACCGGCGACGGCGCCAAGCCTACGTCGCCAGGGCGGAAGTAGTCGAGGCATGCGACCCAATCGAGGCAATCCGCGATCCGGCTGGGCTCTTCGTGGTCGACGATGATGCGCTTACAACCGGCGACGCGCAACTCGGCGTTCTGCCCCGGGTTGACCAAGTCCAACTGGGGGCAGATCACGATTCCAGAGTATGACGCCTGGCAAACAGAGCCGGCTGCGCATCTCCGGGAGTGTGTACTCGACAGGAATCATGAAGAAGCTACTGCCAGGACATTGTGAACCAGACGGTCGCGAAGGCATATCCCACTAGTGCCAGAAGTGCGAACCGTTTGGGCGTCCCGAACGGGTTATTTTTCGTGAACCCGAAAAAGGAATTGATGTTGAAAAGGTGAAGCAGCAAACCGCCGCCCAGCAGCCCGACATGCATGGAGGACGGGGCCAGCACGAGAACCGTTGCCGCGAAGAACGCATACTCGAGAGCGAAGGCCAGGCGGGGGCGCGACCACAAGCCAAGCCCGATAAGGCGGTCACTTTGGCCCCATCCTCGAATTGGCAGGTCACGGAGGTGAACCACTGCATCAAGAAGCCAGTGCGACAAGACGCCAATCCAGAAAAGCACGCCGACAAGAGCACTCTGGTAGATCAGGCCGGCCAACAGCGCCGGCAAGAGGCTAAGTGCGCCGCCGAGAACCAGCGAATGAGAATACGGGTAGGAGGTGAATTCGACCCCCGTCTGCAACGGATTGTCGCGGTCTACCCTTAGCCGCTCCCTGCCGGCGAAAACCAGCGCAGGCCACACAAGGTCGGGCCAAGCGACCGCGACGGCGATGGGCAGAGCGGGCGCCTCGGGCGCCACAGTGAGAATGGCCGCTGCCGCGGCGAAATGACCTATGTACACGAGCGCAAAGCCTACAGTTTGGGGGCGATGCAGCCGCCGTCCGTGTCGAGACCCGCTGGCGGGTGGATGTCTCGGGAACACATCTCACGGTCAGCGACAGCTGGGAGGTCAACAACGACCGTTTCTGGCCTGCCTTCGGCGAGCCTCCGAAATCGCTGCCCTGTGGAGTTCAGCGCTACATGTTGGCCCTATTGAAATAGCTTTTGCCGTGCACACCTGACGCTCCCATAAGTGTCAATCGCAGAGCCTGCTCCTTTCTTCGTGACGCTGCCGATAACTGCGGGACGGTCCTGTTGGCGTAGCCACCGCTATTGTGGCCAGCATGGGGTATCAGGAGAAGTGGAACATCTTCCCGAACGGGCGGGGTGAGTGGGTGGGGTATCCCTCCGCTGCAAGGCGGGCCGATCCGCAGGCCACCGACATGGAAGCCGTGACCCTAGACATGCTGGCCTTCGCCACGCTACTGGGGCTCATCCGGCTGCCCGAGTTGGCGCGGGAGTATGAGTCGCTTGCGATGGACCAAAGGACGGACGGCTCAGCCCAAGCGGTGGAGAAGGCGCGGGAGTGGGTGCTCCCCACCCTTCAATCAGGTCCCGGCCGTCTTGATGATCGGTACATCCAGAAGCGGGATGGCTCAGTCGACCCATACCTCAGCGATTGGTATGACGCGCTTCGCGACAGGCTCGGCGGTTTTGCGAGCGGCACATCGGGGGTAACAGGAGACAAGTAGGGCGGCTTGCACCTGGGGAATCCATGAAGGCAAGCGCTCTAGACGGACGGCAGAGACTCCGGCGCGTTCGGGCACTTGAGCATCAACTTGAGGAGCTCCGCGACGAAGTTCCCCGTCCCGGCTAGTCAGGGCCCGTGCTTACCCCGGTTGGGCTTCATGGTTACCCTGGTTGGGCTTCATGCCGGGCGAACCTTGACTGGGCTGGGCTGCCGGAGTCGACCCCTGCTGCTCAAGCGTTTAGCGGAAGCGCTCTTAGGCGAACCCGAACAGGGGAGGGAAGAGCAGAACTACGACGGCGGCCCAGGCGCCGTAGACCGGCAGGTACCGTGTTTGCCAGCGCTCGACGGCGGTGAACGGGCGCCGGCCGCGCAGGAATCCGACGGCGAGCCATGCCGCCCCGAACAGGTGGACCAGAAGTACAACGTTTAGGCCAAGCGCGGCGATCTTGTTGGGGCTGTAGCCGAACTCGGCGATACGCGTAAGCATCGCCGTCAACATCACGGCATCGACACCAAGGGCCGCGACCACCAGGACCAACTGCAGGGCATCAAACAGCCCGGGAGGAGCGAGCGAGTCGCGGGCGGAAATCGAGTAGAGCAACAGGCACAGCACGAGCACGAGGATTGCGTCCATGAGGATGAGCAGGTCCCGGTCGATGTCGACGAAACCACCCGCGGAGGCAAGCACGGGCAGAAGCACCAGCAGCATGACAACCGTCAAGGGGGTGAACACGCGCGTCAGGACGGGCGCGATGTTTTCGACGACCTGCTGTTTGGCTTCGACGAGCCAGCCCGCGACCACAAGCGCCCCGGGCACCGCGAACGGCAGGATCCAGTCTTCCAGGACCGGTTCGAAGTTGACGCCCATGATCCGGAGGGTGGCGAGTGTGAGCGCGATCAGGACGGCGCCCCCGAGCGCTAGTAGCGTGAAGTAGATCGCGAGCTCACCGGTAAACCGGACGAAGTCCATGCGTCGCCTGTCGGACCGCCACCTCCCTCCGAGGTAGGCCCCTCCGGCCAGCAGCCACAAGACCACCAGGGCGTGGATGGCGGCGAGCATCCCGGTGGAACCGCCTGACGCAAACGGGTAGAGGTTGAGCGCGACTGCCAGACCGGCGAAGGGGACGAATAGTGTCACCGTCACCGCCACGGAGAATCGGCGCTTCCACGCGAAGTACGCGGCCAGGAAGGGGAAGACGAGCAGGCCCACGTTGCGCATCAGCGCTTCGCCTCCGTTGATGCATGCAAGGCCGGCCTTGACCGCCACGCCCGCCCCGACAGCCAGTGCAAGGACGACTGCCAGCTCGCGCCAGGGTGGCGTGCCGGCGTCGTCGGAACGCTCCGGAACTAGGACGAGCTGCTTCCACAGCCGGTCGGAGTGTTCGCGGGCAAACTCGTGGGAGACGGCGTCGAGGTTGCCTAGGCGCTTGATGGCGACGAGGAAAGCCTCCTCATCATCCAAGCCGGTCGCTTGCCGGTCGGCAATCTGCTCGCGCAGGTGGTCCTCCAGCTCGTCAACGTCCGCGGGTGAGATCGCCTGGCTACGCTGAACAAATCCGCGCCACCGGTCGATCTGGGCCTCCAGTTCCGCGTGTGACTCCATTACGCCCACCCCTCCACGGCGGCAGGGAACCGCGGCGTGGTCTGCCACACCTGGCGCAGTGCGTCTGCGACGACGGTCCACTGCTCCTGCCGGTCGGCGAGTGCTTCCCGGCCCGCTGGCGTGATTGTGTAGTGCTTACGCCGGCGCCCGGCGTCGGAGGTACCCCACAACGACGATACGTAGCCGAGACGCTCGAGTCGGTGCAGCAGCGGGTAGAGCATCCCGTCGGTCCACTGCATGCCACCGCCCGACAGCTCACTCACCCGCTTGAGGATTGCGTAGCCGTACAGGTCCCCGTCCGACAGGATGCCCAGCACAAGCGGGGTGGCCGAGGCAGCGACCAGGTCCTTGTCAATGCGCACTGCGCCTCCTATACCTAGATCTGAAGGGTATCAAACATAGTAGCTCTAGGTATGAACGTCATCGGCACTCCCGCACGTTGATTCCAAACTGATGGAATCAACGGTGAAGGTGGGCACCAATCAAACCGGAACCAAATGCCCGGCCGGTCGTGCGGTGGGTACCATTCAGGCCGTCCTCCCGGGCACCGGCAGACTGTTACACCCACCAGGCGGCCGACCCGGCACGGCTCGGAGAGTGACAATGGGCGCGAGTCCATGGCAAGGCCACACGCAGCTCTCTATGGCACACAGCCGCTCATCTCTTCACTCGTGGTCGGTTTCGCGAGAGCGTCCACGGCTCGCACGACCCGTCAGGGACGCACATCAGAGAAGATTCACCCCGCCGTCGTGCGCGCCCGAATCAGCCCGAGGCAGGCCACTGCAGCTGCGACCGACGCGACCGTGACGATGCCGAACGGAAGGGCGTTGTCCGCCCCGCCGATGCCCACCAGCGGTGCGGCGACGCCGCCGAAAGCGAACCTGGCCAGGCCCAGCAGCGACGACGCGGTGCCGGCAATGTCCGGATAGCCCTTCAGCGCCAGGGAGGTCGCAGGCGGGCTGGCCGCCGCCACGCCGCCCACCATCGTGAAGAGGGACAGGATCACCGCAATCAGGGGCAGGTGCAGGAGCGCGGTGACGAGCAGTCCGAGCGAACCGGCGGTAGCCATCGCCAGCCCGATCACCAGCGTCGCCTTCTCCGACCACCGTTCGGCCAGCCGGCCGCCAAAGAAGCCAAAGATCATGAACCCCAGGGAGTTCAGGCCGAAAGCAAACGAGTAGCCCTGCGGCGAAAGCCCGTAAATGCCCTGCAGGACGAACGTGGCGCCGCTGAGGTAGGCGAAGATCGCAGAGTACGTAAAGCCCGTGATCAGCACGGCGCCGACGAACACACGGTCCGCCAGCAGGCGACGGAAGTCCTGCAGGGTGTGCGCAAACCCGCCTGCCGCCCGCCTTTGAGCCGGAAGTGTCTCCTTGAAAATCACCAGGCAGGCCACCAGGATTGCCACGCCGACCGCCGCGAGGAAGAGGAAGACGCCGCGCCAGTCGGTGACGGCGGCCAGCTGGCCGCCGATGACCGGCCCAACGATCGCCGCCAGTCCGCCGAGCACAGTCAGGCGGCCGTAGTAGCGGAGGAGCTTGGCGCCCTCGTACACGTCCCGCCCGGCTGCCTGCGCAATCACAATGCCCACAGCGCCGGCCAGGCCCTGGACGAACCGAGCAGTGATCAGCGTCTCCACGGTGGGGCTGACGGCACAGAGAACGGACGTGACTGTGTAGGCGGAGACGCCGATCAGCAGCGGGAGCCGGCGGCCGAAGCGGTCCGACAGCGGGCCCGCGATCACCTGGCCGATGGCCAGTCCGAGCAGGCACGCGGTGATGGTCAGCTGCGCTGTAGATGTGGAGCTTCCAAGCTCCGCCGTCAGGGCCGGCAGGACCGGCAGGTACAGGTCCATGGAAATCGGACCGAAGATGGTCAGCAGGCCAAGGACAATTGCCAATGGCCGTCCGACTGCCTGTTCGCGCGTGGTCACCGGAGCGTCGGTCACAGTCACGCTGCCTCCGTTCAAGGGGTAGAGGGCTGCCGCCAGTTCGACGGCGGTGATGCGGTGCCGTTCCACCTAACCAGCGTTTACAACGCTGTGGGAGTCCCTGCTGGTACCCGTTCCAGGAAGGACTCCCGCCGCGGCGCCTACCCCAGCGTCATGGAAACGGACTGCTCTGAATGGCCAGCCCGCTCCAGGGCCTCGAGCGGCGATGCCCACGAGGCCAGGACCTCCCTGGCGGCGGGGACCGACTCGACGGCGAGCGCCTGCCGGTGCGCGTCATCCAGCACGTCCCAGATGAGCACCTTCTGCCCGGTCTGCGAAGACCTCACGGCCGCCTCGACCATGGCCAGACTCAGGACGTTCGCATGAATCTCACCCGCAGGAACCTCACCTGTCCGGAGGCTCCGGACGAACTCCGCCAGCGCCCCGGCGATCTCTTCCGGGGTCTCGCCCTCCGCAGCCAAAGAATCCGGCGAGGAAGAAGCAGAACCCGGCTGGCCGCCGTCCGCCACAGCCCCGGCAACATGCTCCGCGACCGGCGCCGCGGCGCCGTCCCAGGCCGCGGTGCCGTTGGCTCCGTTGATCCGCCAGCTGCCGTTCCACGAGGTTTCCAGTCCGTCGGCGCACCAGCTTCCGGTGTAGACAAAGCGCGTCCCGCCGTCCATCTCGAAGACGGCCGTGGCAGCCGCATCCCCGGCGTACCAGCTCCAGCCGGGGTTGAACTCCTCGCAGTACACGGATACCGGGTTCCGGCCGAGGAGGTACCGCGCGGCGTCGAACGCGTGGATGGCCATGTCCACCAGCAGCACGTGTTCCATCTCCTCCCGGAAGCCACCGAAATGCGGCGCCTTGAAGAAGTCGCAGGTAAGCAGCCCGATCTCACCGAGCCGGGCAGCCTGCCGCTTGAAGGCGCCGAGCGTCCGGAAGTAGCGGCGGGACTGGCTGATCATCAGCAGCTGGCCGGTTGCGTCG from Arthrobacter globiformis harbors:
- a CDS encoding YciI family protein: MTKYLISFPSAAMVFPDEDLQAVSDAAHAIVQEAKDAGVWVFGGGIDESIPPVMVDGDGTVRDGTYPQTTQLEGGYSVLELPSYGAALEWAAKMAVACRCAQEVRAFQYDPAS
- a CDS encoding VOC family protein — encoded protein: MAIKLENVGIAVRDLEAAIAFFTDLGLTVVGRDTVSGEWTETAVGLDGNHAKIAMLQTPDGHGRLELFEYIHPKAIESNPTRPNDIGMHRVAFSVDDIDKALEVAAKHGCRPLRGVATYGDVYKLTYLRGPSGILVMLAEKLKKD
- a CDS encoding DUF6278 family protein; its protein translation is MGIPEDPDEPLQKLPAGMPRRYAEYKPVTSDAVVPPPTNVGGYDELHSYFQERGQTLLRKAESLATLDQAINDGLPAELARPIGMFYGDLLTHTVPGAHWEVIEEGYPRVRITRNNAVDVVRVALGRLATPEPTLEQNYAHVLEVVRREP
- a CDS encoding Gfo/Idh/MocA family protein, with the translated sequence MSRVATLLDPSAPVRVVQVGAGGMGRAWLRLLGESAEVELAGVVDLNPQAARDALTALGLGSVPVGASLTELAGAVGAQAVVNVTVPAAHHPVNVEAHFLGLPVLCEKPAAPTVAEALSLAAVADATGQLLMISQSRRYFRTLGAFKRQAARLGEIGLLTCDFFKAPHFGGFREEMEHVLLVDMAIHAFDAARYLLGRNPVSVYCEEFNPGWSWYAGDAAATAVFEMDGGTRFVYTGSWCADGLETSWNGSWRINGANGTAAWDGAAAPVAEHVAGAVADGGQPGSASSSPDSLAAEGETPEEIAGALAEFVRSLRTGEVPAGEIHANVLSLAMVEAAVRSSQTGQKVLIWDVLDDAHRQALAVESVPAAREVLASWASPLEALERAGHSEQSVSMTLG
- a CDS encoding multidrug effflux MFS transporter — encoded protein: MTVTDAPVTTREQAVGRPLAIVLGLLTIFGPISMDLYLPVLPALTAELGSSTSTAQLTITACLLGLAIGQVIAGPLSDRFGRRLPLLIGVSAYTVTSVLCAVSPTVETLITARFVQGLAGAVGIVIAQAAGRDVYEGAKLLRYYGRLTVLGGLAAIVGPVIGGQLAAVTDWRGVFLFLAAVGVAILVACLVIFKETLPAQRRAAGGFAHTLQDFRRLLADRVFVGAVLITGFTYSAIFAYLSGATFVLQGIYGLSPQGYSFAFGLNSLGFMIFGFFGGRLAERWSEKATLVIGLAMATAGSLGLLVTALLHLPLIAVILSLFTMVGGVAAASPPATSLALKGYPDIAGTASSLLGLARFAFGGVAAPLVGIGGADNALPFGIVTVASVAAAVACLGLIRARTTAG
- a CDS encoding PadR family transcriptional regulator, whose product is MRIDKDLVAASATPLVLGILSDGDLYGYAILKRVSELSGGGMQWTDGMLYPLLHRLERLGYVSSLWGTSDAGRRRKHYTITPAGREALADRQEQWTVVADALRQVWQTTPRFPAAVEGWA
- a CDS encoding DUF1801 domain-containing protein gives rise to the protein MFTKKGDAAVLTKLSEAPAQYREIGERLHRIIRESAPSLEPIVRWGLPFYVKDGKDICYIKPDKDFIAFGFGEVVNPAREEGANMHPVAWTITSLDATTEAKIRALVEKAAA
- a CDS encoding Gfo/Idh/MocA family protein, translating into MREKLRWGVLGSARIVRKTIPALQETKNGEVVGIASRTEEKAREYADKHGIPQAFGSYEALLASPDIDAVYIPLPNALHLEWILKSLDAGKHVLCEKPLAMSAAECEEIARKADETGLRVMEGFMYRFHPRFEKLQELLAAHAVGKLTFVHVGHSFDAGGDDNIRWYSGLGGGALFDTGCYCVNVSRMVTAQEPSGVAAFGNYRDANDGGLIDTSIAGMLRFPGSATALFDTGVNLERRNFLELTGTEGRLYLDNPFGLLEEDSVLEEHHFGQDTIYHEVKGENHFVRMGEHFADSVLNGTPLRYDLADAANNARVLEALDTAARTPEGASEAKPHSGAGAVVSWSVKGHRDR
- a CDS encoding DNA polymerase IV, producing MSGIRWVLHVDLDQFIAAVEVLRRPELAGKPLIVGGRGDPTERAVVSTASYEARAFGVGSGMPLRIAARKVPDAVILPVDQEAYLAASETVMATLRAQPGAIVQVLGWDEAFVGTETENPEAYARQLQAAVLKRTQLHCSVGIGDTLVRAKVATGFGKPAGVFRLTAGNWLEVMGSRPTKDLWGVGTKVSGRLAKLGINTVAELAASDPQDLVPEFGPKMGPWYAELGRGDGASVVDDTPWVARGHSRETTFQRDLTEPVQVDDAVRELTARVLEDVVAEGRPVVGLTLKVRYAPFFTKTHARKMPETFDRNEILARALDLAAGIEAGRPIRLLGLRAEMAMPDDARKGHTPTRGGW
- a CDS encoding permease prefix domain 1-containing protein — its product is MESHAELEAQIDRWRGFVQRSQAISPADVDELEDHLREQIADRQATGLDDEEAFLVAIKRLGNLDAVSHEFAREHSDRLWKQLVLVPERSDDAGTPPWRELAVVLALAVGAGVAVKAGLACINGGEALMRNVGLLVFPFLAAYFAWKRRFSVAVTVTLFVPFAGLAVALNLYPFASGGSTGMLAAIHALVVLWLLAGGAYLGGRWRSDRRRMDFVRFTGELAIYFTLLALGGAVLIALTLATLRIMGVNFEPVLEDWILPFAVPGALVVAGWLVEAKQQVVENIAPVLTRVFTPLTVVMLLVLLPVLASAGGFVDIDRDLLILMDAILVLVLCLLLYSISARDSLAPPGLFDALQLVLVVAALGVDAVMLTAMLTRIAEFGYSPNKIAALGLNVVLLVHLFGAAWLAVGFLRGRRPFTAVERWQTRYLPVYGAWAAVVVLLFPPLFGFA